A section of the Akkermansia muciniphila genome encodes:
- a CDS encoding ATP-dependent Clp protease proteolytic subunit — protein MFQNQSSKSNPVNAYYVPMVVEQDGRGERAFDIYSRLLKDRVIFIGSAIDDDVANSVIAQLLFLQMADPKKDIHVYINSPGGSVTAGLAIYDTMQFVSCDVNTYCLGIAASMGSVLLAAGTPGKRFCLPNSHVMIHQVSGGAQGTASDVERTIGFMFNLKKRLNGILAKHTGKTEKQIEKDADRDNYMTAEEAAAYGLVDKVLTHHSESQDDKKKGKA, from the coding sequence ATGTTTCAAAACCAATCTTCCAAATCAAACCCTGTGAACGCCTATTACGTTCCCATGGTGGTGGAGCAGGACGGCCGCGGCGAACGCGCCTTTGACATCTACTCCCGCCTCCTGAAGGACCGCGTCATCTTCATCGGCTCCGCCATTGACGACGATGTAGCAAACTCCGTCATCGCCCAGCTTCTGTTCCTCCAGATGGCTGATCCGAAAAAGGACATTCACGTTTACATCAACTCCCCCGGCGGTTCCGTCACCGCGGGCCTGGCGATTTACGACACGATGCAGTTCGTTTCCTGTGACGTGAACACGTACTGCCTGGGCATCGCCGCCTCCATGGGTTCCGTCCTGCTGGCCGCGGGCACGCCCGGCAAGCGGTTCTGCCTGCCGAACTCCCATGTGATGATCCACCAGGTTTCCGGCGGCGCCCAGGGCACCGCTTCCGACGTGGAACGCACCATCGGCTTCATGTTCAACCTCAAGAAGCGCCTCAACGGCATTCTGGCCAAGCACACCGGAAAAACGGAAAAGCAGATTGAAAAGGATGCCGACCGTGACAATTACATGACCGCCGAGGAAGCCGCCGCCTACGGCCTGGTGGACAAGGTGCTGACCCATCATTCCGAAAGCCAGGACGACAAAAAGAAGGGCAAGGCCTAA
- the bamA gene encoding outer membrane protein assembly factor BamA has protein sequence MACSAALAQDKSSLNRGGYGSVMTPDQVVKELGPETGLLSGDQAYEGRPVKSVSVRYRSTGKTVSEDRLKNLLATQPGTNYSPEVVNKDLERLLESGLVGGNTTVAVEPSGDGVSVVFEMAAQNLLGGVGFRGNTAFDNRDLSEECGLKGGEALSDKALSSAITKLRTYYQEARYPDVRVSYFYQKTERPGFVDVVFDINEGKKANIINIDFVGNDHISSKDLRQVMKTKEKGWLTWITKSGRIDREQVEDDLAELVTYYRNKGYLRVKLDKVEYFDAGKGNEQKLTMKITLTEGRRYKVNQVAFGPTKVFTAQELIPGLSMYNGDTYSAQKVADDVTMIRRYYGSRGYADAAVRPDIQEVGIDPKTGYGQINIVYHVTEGSPYRVGNIRLTGNNRTKDYVIRQELPLQSNDPMNSVDLDTAQKRLQNLNYFDMVDVAQVGSTRPGYRDINIEVAEKRTGSLNIGVAFSSIESVYLFAGITQSNFDMYDWSSFVGGGQRFAINTRVGFETQDASISWVDPWFLHRKLAFGTEIFYSNSTYFSDYYDQQNYGFAVSLRKPIGELDYVKLEYRLEQYQIDAKGNAPIFFWLQDGDYLRSHVELSYTIDTRDAQIFPRKGGKFEVLAGYSGLGGDVKTYNFGINGSYYWNLRGDTIFSINAGAATVDSYGDHDVPIFERLYLGGPYNMRGFRFRDVAPYNPALSGDETMGGRSSFFCQFEYSIPVIEEVRVAVFYDIGFVNGDSFDFSASKIVSDYGIGLRLNLPIGPLAVDYAIPIQKNNAIDRGGQFQFYLNYSY, from the coding sequence ATGGCATGTTCGGCTGCTTTGGCCCAGGATAAGTCTTCCCTTAACAGAGGCGGCTATGGTTCCGTAATGACGCCGGACCAGGTGGTGAAGGAATTGGGCCCGGAAACGGGGCTTCTGTCCGGGGACCAGGCGTATGAAGGCCGTCCCGTGAAGAGCGTTTCCGTGCGCTACAGGAGCACTGGCAAGACCGTGTCTGAAGACCGCCTGAAAAACCTGCTGGCTACGCAGCCGGGCACCAATTATTCCCCGGAAGTGGTGAACAAGGATTTGGAACGCCTGCTGGAAAGCGGCCTGGTGGGAGGCAATACGACGGTGGCCGTGGAGCCCTCCGGTGACGGCGTTTCCGTGGTGTTTGAAATGGCGGCCCAGAACCTGCTGGGCGGTGTGGGCTTCCGCGGCAACACAGCCTTTGACAACCGGGACCTTTCCGAGGAATGCGGCTTGAAGGGAGGGGAAGCCCTCAGTGACAAGGCTCTCAGCAGCGCTATTACCAAGCTGCGCACCTATTATCAGGAAGCCCGGTATCCGGATGTGCGCGTTTCCTATTTTTACCAGAAAACGGAACGCCCCGGCTTTGTGGACGTAGTCTTTGATATTAACGAAGGCAAGAAGGCCAATATCATCAACATTGATTTTGTCGGCAACGACCACATCAGCTCCAAGGACCTTCGCCAGGTGATGAAGACCAAGGAAAAGGGCTGGCTGACGTGGATTACCAAATCCGGCCGCATTGACCGTGAACAAGTGGAGGATGATCTGGCGGAACTGGTGACCTACTACCGCAACAAGGGTTATCTGCGCGTCAAGCTGGACAAGGTGGAATATTTTGACGCCGGCAAGGGCAACGAGCAGAAGCTCACCATGAAGATCACCCTTACCGAAGGGCGCCGCTACAAGGTTAACCAGGTTGCCTTCGGCCCCACCAAGGTGTTTACGGCCCAGGAGCTGATTCCCGGCCTGAGCATGTACAACGGGGATACCTATTCCGCCCAGAAGGTGGCTGACGATGTGACGATGATCCGCCGTTATTACGGCTCCCGCGGGTATGCGGACGCCGCCGTGCGCCCGGACATCCAGGAAGTGGGCATTGATCCCAAGACCGGCTACGGACAGATCAACATCGTTTACCATGTGACGGAAGGCAGCCCCTACCGCGTGGGCAACATTCGCCTGACCGGGAACAACCGCACGAAGGATTACGTGATCCGCCAGGAACTTCCCCTCCAGTCCAACGACCCCATGAACTCCGTGGACCTGGATACCGCCCAGAAGCGTCTCCAGAACCTGAACTATTTTGACATGGTGGACGTGGCCCAGGTGGGTTCCACCCGGCCGGGCTACCGTGACATCAATATTGAAGTGGCGGAAAAACGCACCGGGTCCCTGAACATCGGCGTGGCGTTCTCCTCCATTGAAAGCGTGTACCTTTTCGCGGGCATCACCCAGTCCAACTTTGACATGTATGACTGGTCCTCCTTCGTAGGGGGCGGCCAGCGCTTCGCCATCAACACCCGCGTGGGTTTTGAAACGCAGGACGCCAGCATCTCCTGGGTGGACCCGTGGTTCCTGCACCGCAAGCTGGCCTTCGGCACGGAAATCTTCTACAGCAATTCCACGTATTTCTCCGACTATTACGACCAGCAGAATTACGGCTTCGCCGTTTCCCTGCGCAAGCCGATCGGCGAGCTGGATTACGTGAAGCTGGAATACCGCCTGGAACAGTACCAGATTGACGCCAAGGGGAATGCTCCCATCTTCTTCTGGCTGCAGGACGGCGATTACCTGCGCAGCCACGTGGAACTTTCCTACACCATTGATACCCGTGACGCGCAGATATTCCCCCGCAAGGGCGGCAAGTTTGAAGTGCTGGCCGGCTATTCCGGCCTGGGCGGCGATGTGAAGACTTACAACTTCGGCATTAACGGCTCCTATTACTGGAACCTGCGCGGAGACACCATTTTCAGCATCAATGCCGGTGCGGCCACCGTGGATTCCTACGGCGACCATGACGTGCCCATTTTTGAACGCCTCTACCTGGGCGGCCCGTACAACATGCGCGGCTTCCGCTTCCGTGACGTGGCCCCGTACAATCCGGCTCTGAGCGGTGATGAAACGATGGGCGGCCGCTCCTCCTTCTTCTGCCAGTTTGAATATTCCATTCCGGTGATTGAAGAAGTGCGCGTCGCCGTGTTCTATGACATCGGCTTCGTCAACGGAGACTCCTTTGACTTCAGCGCGTCCAAGATCGTTTCCGACTACGGGATCGGCCTGCGCCTGAATCTCCCCATCGGCCCCCTGGCGGTGGACTATGCCATCCCGATCCAGAAGAACAACGCCATTGACCGCGGCGGACAATTCCAGTTCTATCTCAACTACTCCTATTAA
- a CDS encoding tetratricopeptide repeat protein produces MDIKDIKRAMDNMPMGDGSAFAEISVGPAKHEQFLDEHYGKVALVVLLCVLGAAGWIIYNGMQDSMERKAGAALVAAMPESPATGEISLNEQGLQQVVADFDDSRAAVTATYLQAVALWNAGKEDEGVARMKTFIDSAPTEEWKAQASVTLACRLMNRGKGDEAEGLFRSVVDAGDPTFSGFATMCLGDIARAKKDNAAAGAFYRELAEKFPSSAFVLQRGGYLLRKSLFDIQSPVRIEPAAEQK; encoded by the coding sequence ATGGATATCAAGGATATTAAACGGGCTATGGACAACATGCCCATGGGTGATGGAAGCGCGTTTGCGGAAATTTCCGTCGGACCGGCCAAGCATGAACAATTTTTGGATGAACACTACGGCAAGGTTGCCCTGGTTGTGCTGTTGTGCGTTCTTGGCGCTGCCGGCTGGATCATTTACAACGGCATGCAGGATTCCATGGAGAGAAAGGCCGGCGCTGCCCTGGTTGCCGCCATGCCGGAATCCCCTGCCACTGGAGAAATCTCCCTGAATGAACAGGGACTTCAGCAGGTGGTGGCGGACTTTGACGATTCCCGCGCCGCCGTTACCGCTACCTACCTCCAGGCGGTCGCCCTGTGGAACGCCGGCAAGGAAGACGAGGGCGTAGCCCGGATGAAGACTTTTATTGATTCCGCTCCCACGGAAGAATGGAAAGCCCAGGCTTCCGTTACTCTGGCATGCCGCCTGATGAACCGGGGGAAGGGGGATGAAGCGGAAGGCCTGTTCCGTTCCGTGGTGGACGCGGGGGACCCCACTTTTTCCGGTTTTGCCACCATGTGCCTGGGGGACATTGCCAGGGCGAAGAAGGACAATGCCGCCGCTGGAGCCTTTTACCGTGAATTGGCGGAAAAGTTCCCGTCCAGCGCGTTCGTCCTTCAGCGCGGAGGCTACCTTCTGCGCAAGAGCCTGTTTGATATTCAGAGCCCCGTCCGCATCGAACCCGCTGCGGAGCAGAAATAA
- the tig gene encoding trigger factor, translating to MEINVDIQPDCTATLKASIPAETTAARRASIVDSYAGKAKLPGFRPGKTPKSIIEKRFKKEIEEELLDNLFETACSTALEENPKLKVLNFGKPEQSLDDKGNYTATSTMTVVPEFELPEYKGIEVKVPSSEVTEAEVEEALKSLAEQIAEFTPVDRAAKKDDVAIIDFKTTLEGKPVAEAVGKPVGFLEGREGQWMKVEDDQFLPGFASALEGLKAGDSKDITVTIPDTFPIEDLRGKELVFHTTIKEVREKELPAMDDAFAEKVLPGKNLEDLKTALKENLAQRKTAQIDEAKADQITEKLADLLDFNLPEAVVEREVYGILQQKMQQAMYSGNAPADMDKFVEEAREEARKEAKRNLKVFFMLQEVAQVEKIAVTEMELYNEVARQARQQKKNLKSYIRELQREGRVHGIRMSLLTAKVLDFLTKEAKVTVDEQ from the coding sequence ATGGAAATCAACGTTGATATTCAACCGGACTGCACAGCCACGCTGAAAGCTTCCATCCCCGCAGAAACCACGGCTGCACGCCGCGCCTCCATTGTGGACTCCTACGCCGGCAAAGCCAAGCTGCCCGGCTTCCGTCCCGGCAAAACGCCCAAGTCCATCATTGAAAAGCGCTTCAAGAAGGAAATTGAGGAAGAATTGCTGGACAACCTTTTTGAAACGGCCTGCTCCACAGCCTTGGAAGAAAACCCCAAATTGAAAGTGCTCAACTTCGGCAAGCCGGAACAGTCCCTGGATGACAAGGGCAACTACACCGCTACCAGCACGATGACCGTGGTTCCCGAGTTCGAGCTGCCGGAGTACAAGGGCATTGAAGTCAAGGTCCCCTCCTCCGAGGTGACGGAAGCGGAAGTAGAGGAAGCCCTGAAGTCCCTGGCCGAACAAATCGCGGAATTCACTCCCGTGGACCGCGCCGCCAAGAAGGACGACGTGGCGATCATTGATTTCAAGACCACGCTGGAAGGCAAGCCCGTGGCGGAAGCCGTCGGCAAGCCCGTAGGATTCCTGGAAGGCCGTGAAGGCCAGTGGATGAAAGTGGAGGACGACCAGTTCCTGCCCGGTTTCGCCTCCGCCCTGGAAGGGCTGAAGGCCGGGGACAGCAAGGACATTACCGTCACCATTCCGGACACCTTCCCGATTGAAGACCTGCGCGGCAAGGAACTTGTATTCCACACCACCATCAAGGAAGTCCGTGAAAAGGAACTCCCGGCCATGGATGACGCCTTTGCGGAAAAAGTGCTTCCCGGCAAGAACCTGGAAGACCTGAAAACCGCCCTGAAGGAAAACCTGGCCCAGCGCAAGACCGCGCAGATTGACGAAGCCAAGGCTGACCAGATCACGGAAAAGCTGGCGGACCTGCTGGACTTCAACCTGCCGGAAGCCGTCGTGGAACGTGAAGTGTACGGCATCCTTCAGCAGAAAATGCAGCAGGCCATGTACAGCGGAAACGCCCCGGCGGACATGGACAAGTTTGTGGAAGAAGCCCGTGAAGAAGCCAGAAAGGAAGCCAAGCGCAACCTCAAGGTATTCTTCATGCTTCAGGAAGTGGCCCAGGTGGAAAAAATCGCCGTCACGGAAATGGAACTTTACAATGAAGTGGCACGCCAGGCGCGCCAGCAGAAAAAGAACCTTAAATCCTACATCCGCGAACTCCAGCGCGAAGGCCGCGTGCATGGCATCAGAATGAGCCTGCTGACAGCCAAGGTACTGGACTTCCTGACAAAAGAAGCCAAAGTAACGGTAGACGAGCAATAA
- the metF gene encoding methylenetetrahydrofolate reductase [NAD(P)H]: MHLRERLQSAAGPSLSFEFFPPKNEQAAAALYQTIRELEPYHPSFVSVTYGAGGSTRELTREVVLRIQHESRIPTVPHLTCVGHSRDEVWNILDQYAQAGVRAVLALRGDPPRGAADYNRDADAFRHAADLVTFIREYNESGRHPDPDGFAIGVAGFPEGHPATPNRLREMDFLKAKVDAGADYICTQLFFDNHSFLDYRERCLLAGIKAPILAGIMPVTSLSGMNRMAELSGGTCFPARLLKALKRAGSNPDAIQEVGIQYASSQCAELLDSGVAGIHFYTLNQSRATREIYRNLGLKDSLQLLEHGEDK, encoded by the coding sequence GTGCATCTGAGAGAAAGATTGCAGTCGGCCGCAGGCCCCAGCCTGTCCTTTGAATTTTTCCCGCCCAAAAACGAGCAGGCCGCGGCGGCCCTGTACCAGACCATCCGTGAACTGGAGCCGTACCACCCCAGCTTTGTCAGTGTAACGTATGGCGCGGGCGGTTCTACCCGTGAGCTTACCCGCGAGGTGGTGCTGCGCATCCAGCATGAATCCCGCATACCCACGGTTCCCCACCTCACCTGCGTGGGGCACAGCCGGGATGAAGTATGGAATATTCTGGACCAGTACGCCCAGGCAGGGGTGAGGGCTGTTTTGGCCTTGCGTGGAGATCCTCCGCGCGGCGCGGCGGATTACAACCGTGATGCGGACGCCTTCCGCCATGCGGCGGATCTGGTGACTTTTATCCGTGAATATAATGAATCCGGGCGCCATCCTGACCCGGACGGGTTCGCCATAGGCGTGGCGGGTTTCCCGGAGGGCCATCCGGCCACCCCCAACCGTCTGCGTGAAATGGACTTTCTGAAGGCAAAGGTGGATGCCGGCGCGGATTACATCTGCACCCAGCTGTTTTTTGACAACCACTCTTTTCTGGACTACCGGGAACGCTGCCTCCTGGCCGGCATCAAGGCTCCCATTCTGGCCGGCATCATGCCGGTGACCAGCCTCTCCGGCATGAACCGCATGGCGGAGCTCTCCGGGGGTACCTGCTTCCCGGCCCGGCTGCTCAAGGCGCTGAAGCGCGCGGGCTCCAATCCGGACGCCATTCAGGAAGTGGGTATTCAGTACGCCTCCAGCCAGTGCGCGGAGCTGCTGGATTCCGGCGTAGCGGGCATTCATTTTTATACCCTCAACCAGAGCCGCGCCACCCGAGAAATCTACAGGAACCTGGGCCTGAAGGATTCCCTTCAGCTACTGGAACATGGCGAAGATAAGTAA
- a CDS encoding TetR/AcrR family transcriptional regulator — protein sequence MPKRKSTREHLLNTGAMIVGESGLRALTVRGLSLRAGTNTGSFVYHFGNREAFLNELLERWYEPLFTGVRTHANIHLPAFEKLEAILGDVMEFLLRHGQFIAQLVLDALAGERAAIRFISGIHTRHPLVLLETIREAQEEGSVLQGDPMNILIYLVCCGGAPFILSGQLQVHDPKAVRPVLDLLGSILNDPESARQRMTWALRGIRQS from the coding sequence ATGCCCAAACGGAAATCCACCAGAGAGCACCTGCTTAACACGGGAGCCATGATCGTCGGAGAATCCGGGCTCCGCGCTCTCACTGTCCGAGGCCTTTCCCTGCGTGCAGGCACCAATACGGGGAGCTTTGTCTATCACTTCGGCAACCGGGAAGCTTTTCTGAACGAACTGTTGGAACGCTGGTATGAACCTCTGTTCACCGGCGTCAGGACCCACGCCAACATTCACCTTCCGGCCTTTGAAAAACTGGAAGCCATCCTGGGAGACGTCATGGAATTCCTGCTGCGCCACGGCCAATTCATTGCCCAGCTGGTGCTGGACGCCCTGGCGGGAGAACGGGCGGCCATCCGCTTCATTTCAGGAATCCATACGCGCCACCCCCTTGTCCTGCTGGAAACCATACGGGAAGCCCAGGAGGAAGGCTCCGTGCTCCAGGGAGACCCCATGAACATCCTCATTTACCTCGTCTGCTGCGGCGGGGCTCCCTTTATCCTTTCCGGACAACTCCAGGTGCACGACCCGAAAGCCGTGCGGCCCGTGCTGGATTTGCTGGGCTCCATCCTCAATGACCCGGAGAGCGCCAGGCAGCGCATGACCTGGGCGCTCCGCGGCATCCGCCAGTCCTGA
- a CDS encoding cell division protein ZapB yields the protein MSNFRILILAFLVVVLGVLGIIYVNISSRMDVIQQQQQLAPAPVAAPANPTAYLPMPTQVPSTAAQPVVVADPVVSEELAHATAELERMKKENEDLKKRHAMAEEERALLERRNIEKGDPRLQWLNEIKDAEQVGRVTEYYRDANLVLFQAIGQPELKVGQELGIRRRGSIFVSLIIDGVDPDGKVFQSYVKRNTLFDNNDKETIKPGDEVIVPPASWQENMSGEGDAGAAPSAAPSPAPQPVMIPMEP from the coding sequence ATGAGCAACTTCCGCATTCTGATTCTAGCATTCCTGGTGGTGGTGCTGGGCGTTCTGGGGATTATCTATGTGAACATCTCCTCAAGAATGGACGTGATCCAGCAACAGCAGCAGCTGGCTCCCGCGCCTGTTGCGGCGCCTGCCAACCCCACTGCCTATCTGCCCATGCCTACCCAGGTTCCCAGCACGGCCGCCCAGCCGGTGGTGGTGGCGGACCCCGTGGTGAGCGAGGAACTGGCTCATGCCACGGCTGAGCTGGAACGGATGAAAAAGGAAAATGAAGATTTGAAGAAACGCCACGCCATGGCGGAGGAGGAACGTGCCCTGCTGGAACGCCGAAACATTGAAAAGGGTGACCCGCGCCTGCAATGGCTCAATGAGATCAAGGATGCGGAGCAGGTGGGCCGTGTGACGGAATACTACCGTGACGCCAATCTGGTCCTGTTCCAGGCCATCGGGCAGCCGGAGTTGAAAGTGGGGCAGGAGCTGGGCATCCGGAGGCGCGGAAGCATTTTTGTATCCCTGATTATTGATGGGGTTGATCCGGACGGCAAGGTGTTCCAGTCCTATGTGAAGCGCAATACGCTTTTTGACAACAATGACAAGGAAACCATCAAGCCGGGGGATGAAGTGATTGTCCCGCCCGCCAGCTGGCAGGAGAACATGTCCGGAGAAGGTGATGCCGGTGCGGCTCCGTCCGCCGCTCCTTCTCCCGCACCCCAGCCGGTAATGATTCCCATGGAGCCGTAA